The following proteins are encoded in a genomic region of Gossypium hirsutum isolate 1008001.06 chromosome D05, Gossypium_hirsutum_v2.1, whole genome shotgun sequence:
- the LOC121217863 gene encoding peptidyl-tRNA hydrolase, chloroplastic-like isoform X2, whose translation MPRCRCPSPGRSLCLASRGSSSVSVISVVFMMVDAIAKAKGISINTVNFKAQIGKGNVPVMLAKPQTFMNSSGESVGAIVSYYKIPLKQVLVIFVHP comes from the exons ATGCCCAGGTGTCGCTGCCCGAGCCCAGGCCGCAGTCTCTGCCTCGCAAGCCGTGGCTCATCGTCAGTCTCGGTAATCTCG GTGGTTTTTATGATGGTAGACGCTATAGCTAAGGCTAAAGGGATTTCTATTAACACAGTTAACTTTAAAGCTCAGATTGGAaaag GAAATGTTCCTGTCATGCTTGCCAAACCGCAAACGTTTATGAACTCAAGTGGTGAGTCT GTTGGGGCCATTGTATCATATTACAAGATTCCATTGAAGCAAGTTCTGGTG ATTTTTGTGCATCCTTGA
- the LOC107914402 gene encoding early nodulin-like protein 1 yields the protein MKIFSMLIFLISLLFPFFLASQSATIVVDGVSEWNNPVVHVGDSIIFKHKYHYNLYIFQNKNAFNICNFTQATLLTKSNSTSYTWHPSRPGFFYFAFNNGSLKACQSSQKLSVKASPALPPRNATTTPSPDLPPAAAPAPTSGGPIVPSSPVYPWPFRPRQAAVSPAPSATSPVTVPSLVPGKGGGIPLINSNPAVPLPTGEVDSATIRPLPTSDHGGQAAEGFMAAPAPMNVFCVAFLLVL from the exons ATGAAGATCTTCTCCATGCTAATCTTCCTCATTTCTCTTCTCTTCCCTTTCTTCTTAGCCTCTCAGTCTGCAACCATTGTGGTAGATGGTGTTTCAGAGTGGAACAATCCCGTTGTCCATGTGGGAGATTCAATAA TTTTCAAACACAAGTATCACTACAATCTCTACATTTTCCAGAACAAAAATGCCTTTAATATCTGCAATTTCACCCAAGCTACGCTCCTCACTAaatccaactccacctcctacacg TGGCACCCATCTCGTCCTGGATTCTTCTACTTTGCTTTCAACAATGGCTCTCTCAAAGCATGCCAAAGCTCTCAAAAGCTCTCCGTTAAAGCATCTCCCGCGCTACCTCCAAGAAATGCAACAACCACCCCTTCACCGGACTTACCTCCGGCAGCGGCTCCAGCACCAACTTCTGGTGGACCGATTGTGCCGTCTTCTCCAGTATATCCATGGCCGTTCAGGCCTCGCCAGGCGGCGGTTTCACCAGCACCAAGTGCTACCTCGCCAGTAACAGTACCGAGTCTAGTGCCGGGTAAAGGTGGTGGCATCCCTTTAATCAACAGCAACCCTGCAGTTCCATTGCCGACTGGTGAAGTTGATTCTGCAACTATTCGACCTTTGCCCACCTCTGATCATGGAGGACAG GCGGCGGAAGGATTCATGGCGGCACCAGCTCCAATGAATGTATTTTGTGTGGCATTTCTACTAGTGCTGTAA
- the LOC121217863 gene encoding peptidyl-tRNA hydrolase, mitochondrial-like isoform X1, producing MPRCRCPSPGRSLCLASRGSSSVSVISVVFMMVDAIAKAKGISINTVNFKAQIGKGNVPVMLAKPQTFMNSSGWGHCIILQDSIEASSGDFCASLIPTHHMKKFQI from the exons ATGCCCAGGTGTCGCTGCCCGAGCCCAGGCCGCAGTCTCTGCCTCGCAAGCCGTGGCTCATCGTCAGTCTCGGTAATCTCG GTGGTTTTTATGATGGTAGACGCTATAGCTAAGGCTAAAGGGATTTCTATTAACACAGTTAACTTTAAAGCTCAGATTGGAaaag GAAATGTTCCTGTCATGCTTGCCAAACCGCAAACGTTTATGAACTCAAGTG GTTGGGGCCATTGTATCATATTACAAGATTCCATTGAAGCAAGTTCTGGTG ATTTTTGTGCATCCTTGATCCCAACCCACCACATGAAAAAGTTCCAGATTTGA